The following proteins are encoded in a genomic region of Jaculus jaculus isolate mJacJac1 chromosome 13, mJacJac1.mat.Y.cur, whole genome shotgun sequence:
- the LOC101613016 gene encoding LOW QUALITY PROTEIN: sister chromatid cohesion protein DCC1 (The sequence of the model RefSeq protein was modified relative to this genomic sequence to represent the inferred CDS: inserted 2 bases in 1 codon; deleted 1 base in 1 codon; substituted 1 base at 1 genomic stop codon) — MPGTRAARRTREEVDATLQVAKLDAAELLPSVHCLAFGLGAHGGPGEACLLEXLVIRGDKEEQAVLCSKDKTYDLKVADKSNMLLLIPGCKTPDQLKMEESPCNIVHTEIFGFSNNYWELRRCRPRLKKLKKLLMGNTYEGPDSQKKKDSKCSKYTTEDLLDQIQASEEEIMTQLEVLKACVIGGYXRILEFDYEMKLLNHITQLVDSESWSFSKVPLNICLQELGPLEPEEMIEHCLKCYGKKYIDEGEVYFELSADKICRATAQLLLQNAVKFNLAEFQEVCQQSVPEGVTTSLEQLKGLALVDRNSRPEIIFLLKVEDLPEGNQERFNSLFSLREKWTEEDIAPYIQDLCGEKQTIGSLLTKYARSSMQNGIKVYNSRRPIS; from the exons ATGCCCGGGACCCGCGCGGCCAGGAGGACCCGCGAGGAGGTGGACGCGACGCTGCAGGTGGCCAAGCTGGACGCCGCCGAGCTGCTGCCCAGCGTGCACTGCCTGGCCTTCGGCCTGGGCGCCCACGGCGGCCCCGGAGAGGCGTGTCTGCTGGA TCTTGTGATTCGCGGTGACAAGGAGGAGCAAGCTGTGCTCTGCAGTAAAGACAAGACCTACGACCTGAAAGTAGCAGACAAGTCCAATATGTTACTTCTCATTCCTGGTTGCAAAACTCCAGACCAGCTGAAGATGGAAGAAAGTCCCTGTAATATTGTTCACACTGAGATCTTTGGTTTTTCTAATAATTATTGGGAATTAAGAAGATGCAGACCTAGATTAAAGAAGCTAAAGAAACTTCTGATGGGAAATACTTATGAAGGACCTGACAGT CAAAAGAAAAAGGATTCAAAATGCTCAAAATATACAACTGAagatttgcttgatcaaattcaGGCAAGTGAGGAAGAGATCATGACCCAATTAGAAGTTCTAAAGGCCTGTGTGATTGGAGGCTACTAGAGGATTCTTGAATTTGATTATGAGATGAAACTTCTGAATCACATAACTCAGCTTGTGGATTCGGAATCTTGGTCTTTCAGTAAAGTTCCTTTGAATATATGCCTTCAGGAACTTGGGCCTTTGGAGCCAGAGGAAATGATAGAACACTGTCTCAAATGTTATGGAAAGAAATACATAGATGAAGGTGAAGTGTATTTTGAATTGAGTGCTGACAAAATATGCAGGGCCACAGCGCAGCTGCTGCTGCAGAACGCCGTGAAGTTCAATCTGGCCGAGTTTCAGGAGGTGTGCCAACAGAGCGTTCCTGAAGGAGTGACCACGAGCCTTGAGCAGCTCAAGGGTCTAGCACTAGTGGATAGAAACTCGAGACCAGAAATCATATTTTTGCTGAAAGTAGAGGATTTACCTGAGGGAAATCAGGAACGTTTTAACAGTTTGTTCTCTCTGAGGGAGAAGTGGACGGAAGAGGATATTGCTCCATACATCCAAGATTTGTGTGGAGAGAAGCAAACCATAGGTTCATTACTTACTAAATATGCTCGTTCTTCGATGCAAAATGGCATTAAAGTTTATAATTCAAGAAGACCCATTTCTTAA